A genomic window from Candidatus Nanopelagicales bacterium includes:
- a CDS encoding ABC transporter permease, whose amino-acid sequence MAIAHAIGDTEENDPQHKGGQTGKGLTRKKWVPYWLLAPGMIWLGIFFVIPIVSLFFTSLQTPVPGGEIGQYELTWRFANYWDVLSNSSFYIPLIRAFAYALIATIIALLIAYPLAYVMAFKAGKYRNFLLVLVIAPFFVSFILRTVAWRQILSDDGPVTAVFRALGLMSANGSIYPSAGAVIAGIVYNFLPFMTLPIYASLERLDNRLVEASSDLYAGPFTGFRKVTLPLSMPGVIAGTLLTFIPAAGDFVNAQLLGNRKTTMVGNKIDYAFLVSNDYPTAAVLSFVLMAIILIMVLVYIRRVGTEDLV is encoded by the coding sequence ATGGCCATCGCGCACGCCATCGGTGATACCGAGGAGAACGATCCACAACACAAGGGCGGGCAGACCGGCAAAGGCCTGACGCGCAAGAAGTGGGTGCCCTACTGGCTGCTCGCTCCCGGCATGATCTGGCTCGGAATCTTCTTCGTCATCCCGATCGTCTCCCTGTTCTTCACTTCGCTGCAGACCCCGGTTCCCGGTGGCGAGATCGGCCAATATGAGCTGACCTGGCGCTTTGCGAACTACTGGGATGTTCTGTCGAACTCGTCGTTCTACATACCGCTGATTCGTGCGTTCGCCTATGCCCTCATCGCGACGATCATCGCCCTGTTGATCGCCTACCCGCTGGCGTATGTCATGGCGTTCAAGGCTGGTAAGTACCGCAACTTCCTGCTCGTGCTCGTCATTGCGCCTTTCTTCGTCTCCTTCATCCTCCGGACGGTCGCCTGGCGCCAGATCCTGTCCGACGACGGCCCTGTCACCGCCGTCTTCCGCGCGCTTGGGCTGATGAGCGCCAACGGGTCGATCTATCCATCGGCAGGCGCGGTTATCGCCGGTATCGTCTACAACTTCTTACCGTTCATGACGTTGCCGATCTACGCCAGCCTGGAGCGGTTGGACAATCGCCTGGTCGAGGCATCGAGCGATCTGTACGCGGGACCGTTCACTGGGTTCCGCAAGGTGACGCTGCCGCTATCAATGCCGGGCGTCATCGCCGGAACGCTGCTGACGTTCATCCCGGCGGCCGGTGACTTCGTTAATGCGCAATTGCTCGGCAATCGAAAAACGACGATGGTCGGTAACAAGATTGATTACGCGTTCCTTGTTTCCAATGACTATCCGACGGCCGCAGTGCTGTCGTTTGTCCTGATGGCGATCATTCTGATCATGGTTCTGGTCTATATCCGCCGCGTGGGAACGGAGGACTTGGTATGA